TATTAATCAGAACTGCAGATTCAGTTGCGCCCAGGCAGATCGCCCGGGTTCGTTCACGCGTGTGTGTGATGGGAAACCAAAGCCCGCGTTTCCGGCCAGATTCAGATGTTCGCTGTATTGTTTATTCAATACGTTATCAATGCCAACCGTCAATTTGGCGTGCTTACTGAATGCGTAGCTCGTATTCAGAGAGAGGACGCCAAATCCTGAACTCTGCCCAAAATCCCTGCCCACCACATTACCCTTGTTCATTGCGATGCGGTGTTGGCCGGCGACCAGACGCCAGAGCGCGCCAGCTGACCACGGTCCATTTTCGTAGGAAAGCGTCAGCTTGGCTTCCAGCGGCGGGATCTGCGGTAATGGAGCACTATCTGTCCGGTTTCTTCCCCAGGCATAAGCCAATGTCGACCCTATTTGCCAGCTTGGGTTAAGCTGATAGGTAAAGCCGCTTTCGGCTCCCATGATGGAGGCATTTACATTACGTGCCATTGTGGTTGATCCCATCCTGCCGCCAGTCTGGTAATCGAAAAGAATAAAGTCCTGTACATAGCCAGCGTACGCGGACATCCAGGCCTGGAAGTAGTCGTTTTTGTATTGTGCGCCGATGTCGAGCTGCGTCGTTTTCTCGGGCTTCACTCCCTGGAATGCGTTGACCGATCCCTCCGGACCTTTCCTGGGAGAAAATAGCTCCCAGTAATCAGGAAAACGGGTAACGTGCCCGACGCCAACGTACACACTTGCCGGGACCGATTGCAGGTCTTTCTCATACCTTAAAAAGCCACTGGGCAGACTTTCCCGTCGGCGCTGACCGGCAGTGGGGTTGGCCATTTTCATCATACCGATGGTTTGTCGAAAGTCCTTGACCGACGCCCAATCAATACGCAAGCCCGCTATCAGGCGATCCCGCTGTGTCGCGTGCCAGGTGGCTTCGCCGAACAGGCCCAGATTGCCGAATTCGGCATCTTTTTCCCATGCCTTGTCTTTATAGGAATGCATAGCTGTGCCCATGCGTGCGCGATGGCGGCTTTGTTGCCAGTCAATCCCGGTAACCAGATCTGTATTTTGTGCAATATCAAACGTCGCAGCAACGCGTCCGCCCCACGTTGCACGATCAACATTACTTGCCATCGGCATACGCATTGAGCTCCTGGGATCGGGCGTGCGCAACGTATAGTTATCCATCACGTGATCAGCATAGTTGTAATACAACTGAGCCTCAATTTTGTTCAGAACAGGGCCAATGTTGCTCTTTTCAAATGTCAGCCCAAGACTTTCGCGCTTAAATTGAGACCCGTCCATGCCCCTGCCAGCATATCGTGCCTTCCCGTCCCCTATCCCGCCCGTCAGCTCAAGTAGCGTGTCTTGGTCTGGCGTAAAGCCCAGGGTCAAATCTGCATTCCATTTATCCCAACGTGATGGAATTGTGTTGTGATTACCATCCTTATAGTCATCCGAGTGGGAGTGATTGGCCGTTGTACGAACGTAAAAGGTTTCGTTGCCCACGGTCAGATCAGCAGCCTGATCATTTCTGCCGAACGAACCAGCGGTCAGACTGCCATCAAAGCGCAATTCTGACTTGGTAAACCGTGGTGTATCGCGATCAAACTTTACTGTGCCGGCTGATGCCCCCGGCCCCCACAAAACGGTTTGCGGCCCTTTGATCACGGTTAATGCATCAAAGTTCTCTGGTGAAATGTAGGAGCTGGGTGCATCCATGCGTGACGGGCATGCACCGGGCATAGAAGAGCCGTTTGTCAGCACATTCAACCGGGAGCCAAACATTCCCCGCAATATGGGGTCGCCATTGGTTCCGCCATTTCTGATAGCAGCAAAGCCCGGTATGGTTTTTAAATAATCGGTACCGTCGCTGGCAGGCAGGGGCTGGCGTGGCCGTTTTGGATTTGTTGACATCATTAACGACGAAGACGGCGCGACGGACGTGATCACGACCGGCTCCAGCATGGGAACGACGGCTTTTTGAGTATTTGCCTGAGACTGCCAAGGCAGAAGCATGCAGGCAGAGCAGATGGTCGCAGAAACATGAAAGCATGGGTGTTTCATAGCAAGTTTATTTCCTTCATTGAACATAGCGGTATCAGTAGGATGATTACTACTTACCGAGTGCGGCCGCTTGCTGCAAAGGCAAGTGGACCAGCAACGCCATGCAGATAGAAGGTCTGGGCATCGAGTCGGCAACACGGACAAGCAACGGACGAGCAACGCCCGACTATCGACGCGGCGATAGCCCGCATTCAAACAGAATCTGCAGACATTAAAAACCTCGGAAGATAGAAATCACAGTGAGGCGATCGTTAGCAAATACGATCGCTCGTGTGTATCAACCGAGGCGTACGGGCGGGGCCCTGGAACCCAGAG
Above is a window of Advenella kashmirensis WT001 DNA encoding:
- a CDS encoding TonB-dependent copper receptor; this translates as MKHPCFHVSATICSACMLLPWQSQANTQKAVVPMLEPVVITSVAPSSSLMMSTNPKRPRQPLPASDGTDYLKTIPGFAAIRNGGTNGDPILRGMFGSRLNVLTNGSSMPGACPSRMDAPSSYISPENFDALTVIKGPQTVLWGPGASAGTVKFDRDTPRFTKSELRFDGSLTAGSFGRNDQAADLTVGNETFYVRTTANHSHSDDYKDGNHNTIPSRWDKWNADLTLGFTPDQDTLLELTGGIGDGKARYAGRGMDGSQFKRESLGLTFEKSNIGPVLNKIEAQLYYNYADHVMDNYTLRTPDPRSSMRMPMASNVDRATWGGRVAATFDIAQNTDLVTGIDWQQSRHRARMGTAMHSYKDKAWEKDAEFGNLGLFGEATWHATQRDRLIAGLRIDWASVKDFRQTIGMMKMANPTAGQRRRESLPSGFLRYEKDLQSVPASVYVGVGHVTRFPDYWELFSPRKGPEGSVNAFQGVKPEKTTQLDIGAQYKNDYFQAWMSAYAGYVQDFILFDYQTGGRMGSTTMARNVNASIMGAESGFTYQLNPSWQIGSTLAYAWGRNRTDSAPLPQIPPLEAKLTLSYENGPWSAGALWRLVAGQHRIAMNKGNVVGRDFGQSSGFGVLSLNTSYAFSKHAKLTVGIDNVLNKQYSEHLNLAGNAGFGFPSHTRVNEPGRSAWAQLNLQF